The Seriola aureovittata isolate HTS-2021-v1 ecotype China chromosome 2, ASM2101889v1, whole genome shotgun sequence genome has a segment encoding these proteins:
- the LOC130177114 gene encoding ammonium transporter Rh type B-like has protein sequence MNESTSLKVRLPVFVLVLEVVILVLYAVFVTYDDNANAKLQNNETNPMDNSLYRDYPYFADVQVMIFIGFGCLLAFFRFYGFSGMVFNFLTATFAIQWAILMQGFFQFYYDGKIHLGVINLLNAEFACAVVLISFGAVLGKTSPVQLLVMALLEIPVFAVTEWAVLKYIRINDAGGTILIHLFACYFGLGVTFALYRPGLNDGHAKETTSYHSDILSVMGTLFLWVFWPSFNSALTFKGDDQHRAILHTFIGLSSSTITAFALTAVFNKRGKLTMADIQNVTLAGGVTVGASVDMMISPVAAYALGIMGCTACFFGYKYLTPFLARHMRIQDQCGIHNLHGLTGLISSTAGICAILLATEETYGPSMYQIFSHRAPPEGDPKLLELQRLIPGLKPGLGRTAQEQALYQVAAVFSTIAASTVGGLLTGLVMKLPFMASPTDRDCFDDELFFDMPSDFDSVEILKTATSDDEKGQIKSMDSKV, from the coding sequence ATGAATGAGTCTACAAGTTTGAAGGTGCGCCTGCCGGTGTTTGTGCTGGTGTTGGAGGTCGTCATTCTGGTTCTTTATGCTGTCTTTGTCACTTATGATGACAATGCCAACGCTAAGCTGCAAAACAATGAGACCAACCCGATGGACAACTCCCTGTATCGCGACTATCCCTACTTTGCTGATGTGCAGGTGATGATCTTCATAGGCTTCGGTTGCCTGCTGGCCTTCTTCCGATTCTACGGCTTCAGTGGAATGGTCTTCAACTTTCTTACAGCTACTTTTGCGATCCAGTGGGCGATCCTGATGCAGGGTTTCTTCCAGTTTTACTATGATGGTAAAATTCACCTTGGGGTGATCAACCTTCTGAATGCAGAGTTTGCTTGTGCTGTGGTGCTCATCTCTTTTGGGGCTGTGCTTGGAAAGACCAGTCCTGTTCAGCTCCTGGTTATGGCTTTGCTGGAGATCCCTGTCTTTGCTGTGACAGAGtgggctgtattaaaatacattaGAATCAATGATGCAGGGGGCACTATTCTTATTCACCTGTTTGCCTGCTACTTTGGTCTAGGAGTGACATTTGCTCTGTATCGCCCGGGTCTGAATGATGGACATGCTAAAGAGACAACCAGTTATCATTCTGACATCCTGTCAGTAATGGGAACCCTGTTCCTGTGGGTGTTCTGGCCTTCATTCAACTCTGCTCTGACCTTTAAGGGTGACGATCAACACAGAGCTATACTCCACACTTTTATAGGTCTAAGCTCATCCACTATCACTGCCTTTGCGCTCACTGCAGTGTTTAACAAGAGAGGTAAACTCACAATGGCTGACATTCAGAATGTGACTCTGGCAGGTGGTGTGACTGTTGGGGCGTCTGTGGACATGATGATTTCTCCTGTAGCTGCGTATGCCCTGGGCATCATGGGTTGTACTGCCTGTTTCTTTGGATACAAGTACCTGACTCCCTTTTTAGCCCGACACATGAGGATCCAAGACCAGTGTGGTATTCACAACCTCCATGGGCTCACTGGCCTGATTTCATCCACAGCAGGAATCTGCGCTATCCTCTTAGCCACTGAGGAAACCTACGGGCCCAGTATGTACCAGATCTTCTCCCATCGTGCTCCACCCGAGGGAGATCCAAAGCTGCTGGAGCTTCAAAGGCTGATTCCTGGGTTGAAGCCGGGCTTGGGCCGCACTGCACAGGAACAAGCTCTCTACCAGGTTGCAGCTGTCTTCTCTACCATTGCAGCATCTACAGTTGGTGGGCTGCTCACTGGATTGGTCATGAAGTTGCCCTTTATGGCGTCCCCAACTGACAGAGACTGCTTTGATGATGAGCTTTTCTTTGACATGCCGTCCGACTTTGACAGTGTAGAAATCCTCAAGACTGCCACAAGCGATGatgaaaaaggacaaatcaagtCAATGGACAGCAAAGTCTGA
- the LOC130161553 gene encoding translocon-associated protein subunit alpha-like, with translation MSRTSQTYSRQTSNRRVRPPFVPPSAPPLSSPLLNADVLLTSATKSEKMFNFGSKLLLLFLLAFPCGLVSIGHVSAESDSAEDIAEDADAAVDEEEDEEEVLVEEDQIQASEGEEDESDEAADKLLSSHPDADTTIIFTTGEEFPANEIVRFLVGFTNKGSQDFTVQSLEASFRYPQDFQFYIQNFTALPLNTVVQPQAQASFEYSFIPAQPMAGRPFGLVILLNYLDTEGSVFQTAIYNQTVTITEREEGLDGETMFMYVFLVGLVVLMLFGMYQVLESRTKKRMPVKIEKGTGGINDVDISWIPQETLNVMNKASPKTSPRKRTKRAAGADQ, from the exons ATGAGTCGGACCTCCCAAACCTACTCCAGACAAACCTCTAACAGGCGGGTCCGACCTCCTTTTGTCCCGCCCTCTGCTCCGCcgctgtcctctcctctcctgaaCGCTGATGTGTTACTAACTTCTGCCACCAAGTCCGAGAAAATGTTCAACTTCGGATCAAAGTTATTGTTGCTTTTCCTCCTGGCCTTCCCCTGTGGACTCGTTTCCATCG GCCATGTGTCCGCAGAGTCAGACTCTGCTGAGGACATTGCTGAGGATGCTGATGCTGCAgtagatgaggaggaagatgaggaagaggtcCTTGTTGAGGAAGATCAGATACAAGCCTCA GAGGGTGAGGAAGATGAGTCCGATGAAGCTGCTGACAAGCTGTTATCTTCTCACCCTGATGCCGacaccaccatcatcttcaCGACAGGAGAAG AGTTTCCTGCCAATGAAATTGTGAGGTTCCTGGTGGGTTTCACCAACAAGGGGAGTCAGGATTTCACCGTTCAGTCGTTGGAGGCCTCCTTCCGGTATCCGCAGGACTTCCAGTTCTACATTCAGAAT ttcACAGCTTTGCCCTTGAACACCGTGGTGCAGCCTCAGGCTCAGGCCTCCTTTGAGTACTCTTTCATCCCAGCTCAGCCCATGGCTGGTCGTCCATTTGGTCTTGTTATCCTCCTCAACTATCTTGACACtgag GGCAGCGTGTTCCAGACTGCCATTTACAACCAGACTGTCACCATcactgagagagaagagggactGGACGGAGAAAC AATGTTCATGTACGTGTTCCTGGTTGGACTGGTGGTCCTGATGCTCTTTGGGATGTACCAGGTCCTGGAGTCAAGGACg AAAAAGAGGATGCCAGTGAAAATAGAGAAGGGCACTGGTGGGATAAATGATGTGGACATCAGCTGGATTCCTCAGGAGACTCTCAATGTCATGA ACAAGGCTTCCCCTAAAACATCTCCACGGAAACGAACCAAGAGGGCAGCTGGAGCAGATCAATAA
- the LOC130184323 gene encoding neuritin-like produces MGFFMSTKIGGILAFALVFLSLTVSGDSADVKCENIYKDFSDCVLELGESMDNYQENVTSERGVAAVCSHWEAFHTCALTALSDCQEEVSSIWETLRQDSRKMRFQGSLFDLCSPSSAPSISSRLAALTLPLMLIMTGPNWSSV; encoded by the exons ATGGGATTTTTCATGTCGACGAAGATCGGGGGGATTCTTGCGTTTGCCTTGG taTTCCTGTCCCTCACAGTGTCAGGAGACTCAGCAGATGTGAAGTGTGAGAACATTTATAAGGACTTTTCTGATTGTGTCCTGGAGCTGGGAGAGAGCATGGACAACTATCAGGAGAACGTGACCAGTGAGAGGGGAGTGGCAGCCGTGTGCAG CCACTGGGAAGCTTTCCACACATGTGCCCTCACAGCCCTGTCCGACTGTCAGGAGGAAGTCAGCTCCATCTGGGAGACGCTGAGGCAGGACTCCAGGAAGATGCGCTTCCAGGGAAGTCTGTTCGACCTGTGCAGCCCCAGCTCCGCTCCCAGCATAAGTTCACGTCTCGCTGCACTTACCCTGCCACTGATGCTGATCATGACTGGGCCCAACTGGTCCTCTGTATAG